The Sporomusaceae bacterium FL31 sequence ACCAATAGGATTTACGTTCCCCCAATATGATTCTTTCTGAGGGTGAACAATAGGATCACCATATACCTCTGAAGTTGAAGCTTGCAAAACTCTTGCCTTCACTCTCTGAGCCAAATCAAGCACGTTAATAGCTCCTAAGACATTCGTTTTCATCGTTTTGATAGAATCATACTGGTAATGGACTGGACTTGCAGGACAAGCTAAATTATAAACCTCATCCACTTCAAAATACATTGGCAACGTAACATCTTGGCGGATTAGTTCAAAGTCAGGGTTAGTTATAAGGTCAACTACATTTTCCTTGTTACCAGTAAAATAATTATCCAAACACAAAACTTTATGCCCTCTATCAATTAAGGAACGACAAAGATGGGATCCAATAAACCCAGCCCCACCCGTAACAAGTATTCGTTTATGTCTCATGTGAATTTCTCCCCACACAGTAATATTCGAATCCCAGCCTCTTCATCTGTACTTGATCATACTGGTTCCGGCCATCAAATATTATAGGTCGTTTCATTCGGCTTTTAATTTCCTTAAAATCCGGTTGCCTAAATTGCCGCCATTCAGTAATCAAAATTAATCCATCCACACCTTCAGTAGCATCTACCATGTGCTTAACATAATTTATTGAATCAACCTTATTATATTTTTTAAGTACCTTCTTCGCTTGTTCTATGGCTTCTGGATCATAAGCAATTAGTCTAGCTCCTCTTTTAATAAGCTCTTCAATAATAACTATTGAAGGGGCTTCTCTCATATCATCTGTCTGCGGTTTAAATGCAAGCCCCCATATGCCAAATAACATTCCTTGTAAATTATCGCCGAACTTTTGACATATTAAATCTATAATATATAATTTTTGTTGTTCATTGACCCCATCAACTGCCGATATAATTTTCATATTTACACCACAAGCATTTCCAATTTGAATTAAGGCCTTAATATCTTTTGGAAAGCAAGATCCTCCATAACCTGTGCCAGCATATAAAAAAGACATTCCAATCCTTTTATCAGATCCAATACCTAATCTTACATTGGCAACATCACCACCAACACGATCACATAGTTGGGCAATCTCGTTCATAAAGCTTATTCTAGTTGCTAACATCGCGTTTGCAGCATATTTACTAATTTCAGCCGATTTGATATCCATTATATATACAGGATGTTGATTTCTTACAAATGGCTCGTATAATTGTTTCATTAATTCAGCAGTTCGAACATTATCAGTACCGATAATAATTCTGTCTGGTTTCATAAAATCTTCAATTGCTGCACCTTCCTTTAAAAACTCCGGATTCGATACAACATCAAATTCAGTAGAATATAATCCTCTCGAATGTAGCTCTTGAGATATTACTCTCCTGACCTTTTCAGATGTTCCAACAGGAACTGTAGATTTATTTACAATAATTTGATATCCTTCCATATATCTTCCGATCGAATTCGCAACATTAAGCACGTGCGACAAATCAGCAGAGCCATCTTCTCCCGGAGGTGTACCAACTGCAATAAAGCAGAAAAGCGACTTACTAATACCTTCCTCTAGTTGTGATGTAAAATGCAAGCGACCTTCTTTTAGGTTTTTACGAACAATATCTTGTAGTCC is a genomic window containing:
- the tuaD gene encoding UDP-glucose 6-dehydrogenase TuaD, encoding MDICVIGAGYVGLVTGACFAEMGNNVWCVDVDESKIYQLKNAQIPFYEPGLQDIVRKNLKEGRLHFTSQLEEGISKSLFCFIAVGTPPGEDGSADLSHVLNVANSIGRYMEGYQIIVNKSTVPVGTSEKVRRVISQELHSRGLYSTEFDVVSNPEFLKEGAAIEDFMKPDRIIIGTDNVRTAELMKQLYEPFVRNQHPVYIMDIKSAEISKYAANAMLATRISFMNEIAQLCDRVGGDVANVRLGIGSDKRIGMSFLYAGTGYGGSCFPKDIKALIQIGNACGVNMKIISAVDGVNEQQKLYIIDLICQKFGDNLQGMLFGIWGLAFKPQTDDMREAPSIVIIEELIKRGARLIAYDPEAIEQAKKVLKKYNKVDSINYVKHMVDATEGVDGLILITEWRQFRQPDFKEIKSRMKRPIIFDGRNQYDQVQMKRLGFEYYCVGRNSHET